The Setaria italica strain Yugu1 chromosome IX, Setaria_italica_v2.0, whole genome shotgun sequence genome has a window encoding:
- the LOC101778249 gene encoding heavy metal-associated isoprenylated plant protein 30, whose protein sequence is MFDHFVSASRATRMADVVSDLVLSFFCCCFYAPGDLRGVGAHHYGSAHAHPTGRHAACHRRGAGRRSRPVSLQTVELKVRMCCEGCERVVRQALQNLRGVDNVEVNVPMEKVTVTGYVDRAKVLNEVRRSGKKAEFWPSGAAPLWFTSPRSYFRDDRGSYRRDSYNYRRHGYSDGDRHGRMREPARGAGPVGNMFNDDDVNAACRIM, encoded by the exons ATGTTCGATCATTTCGTAAGCGCGAGCCGAGCCACGCGCATGGCGGACGTGGTGTCGGACCTGGTGCTGtccttcttctgctgctgcttctacGCTCCCGGCGACCTCCGTGGCGTCGGCGCGCACCACTACGGCAGCGCCCACGCCCACCCGACCGGCCGCCATGCGGCgtgccaccgccgcggcgccggccgccggagcaGGCCCGTGTCCCTGCAG ACGGTGGAGCTCAAGGTGCGGATGTGCTGCGAGGGCTGCGAGCGTGTGGTAAGACAAGCTCTCCAAAACCTCCGAGGAGTGGACAACGTGGAGGTGAACGTGCCCATGGAGAAGGTGACGGTGACGGGGTACGTGGACCGGGCGAAGGTGCTGAACGAGGTGCGGCGGAGCGGGAAGAAGGCGGAGTTCTGGCcgagcggcgccgcgccgctgtGGTTCACGTCCCCGAGGAGCTACTTCCGCGACGACCGCGGCTCGTACCGCCGCGACAGCTACAACTACCGCCGCCACGGGTACAGCGACGGCGACCGGCACGGGCGCATGCGCGAgcccgcccgcggcgccggccccgTCGGCAACATGTTCAACGACGACGATGTCAACGCCGCCTGCCGGATCATGTGA
- the LOC101777842 gene encoding tobamovirus multiplication protein 3 encodes MRGLLAVEAAGAAATSASASVLNGAVDWWRDVNDSPLWQDRIFHLLAVLYGIVSAIALVQLIRIECRVPEYGWTTQKVFHFLNFLVNGVRSAVFVLRRNVQLVQPEIIQHVLLDMPGLAFFTTYALLVLFWAEIYYQARAMSTDGLRPTFYWINGVVYAIQIILWLVLWWKPVRVMVILSKMFFAGVSLFAALGFLLYGGRLFLMLQRFPVESKGRRKKLQEVGYVTTICFSCFLIRCVMMCLNTFDKAADLDVLNHPILNFFYYLLVEIVPSALVLFILRKLPPKRGITQYHPIH; translated from the exons ATGAGGGGGTTGCTGGCGGTGGaggccgcgggcgcggcggccacgtcggcctcggcctcggtgCTCAACGGCGCCGTCGACTGGTGGCGCGACGTCAACGATTCGCCGCTGTGGCAGGACCGCATCTTCCACTTGCTCGCCGTGCTCTACGGCATCGTCTCCGCCATCGCGCTG GTCCAATTGATTAGAATCGAGTGCAGGGTGCCTGAGTATGGGTGGACGACGCAGAAGGTGTTTCATTTCCTGAACTTCCTCGTGAATGGCG TGCGATCCGCTGTGTTCGTGCTGCGGCGCAATGTGCAGCTGGTACAGCCTGAG ATAATACAACATGTGCTTCTCGATATGCCTGGGCTTGCGTTCTTCACGACGTACGCACTTCTGGTGCTGTTCTGGGCAGAGATTTATTATCAG GCACGAGCGATGTCGACTGATGGGCTTAGGCCAACTTTCTATTGGATCAACGGCGTGGTCTATGCAATTCAG ATAATTCTATGGTTGGTTTTGTGGTGGAAACCAGTTCGAGTTATGGTCATCTTGTCAAAGATGTTCTTTGCAG GTGTGTCACTATTTGCAGCTCTCGGGTTTCTTCTCTATGGGGGAAG GTTATTCCTGATGTTGCAGCGTTTCCCTGTAGAATCGAAAGGAAGGCGTAAGAAGTTGCAGGAG GTTGGCTATGTGACTACCATCTGCTTTTCTTGTTTCTTGATCAGATGTGTCATG ATGTGCCTTAACACATTTGATAAAGCTGCGGATCTTGATGTTCTGAACCATCCAATCCTGAACTTCTTCTATTACTTG CTGGTTGAGATTGTGCCTTCAGCTCTGGTGCTCTTCATTCTAAGGAAACTGCCTCCAAAACGAGGGATCACGCAGTACCACCCAATCCATTAG
- the LOC101776878 gene encoding uncharacterized protein LOC101776878, which produces MRRPRDASDGDEDHGDPSGAAFDGGGEEEEEERRQAPPPPPGNDRPGDALWRWRSQSLSELVLSWSVDQILDRDLLRDKVSKIPETFSSMEQYMTSFFGPLLEEVRDDMCSSMEDISNAPYADLLSVNSMRKGKGSFEISLGRWRGTSHGCGIDNYKPKAADVLLISETRPANQYDILRQSKSCVIVWVSKVKGNKMTVKASQLMETGAQGGERRQMGINKYDKSYSEGLDESWDMLDQEATCSKSRNSYAHNNVWKERAKAEKWSGRHRQNETETHDSSRRWSFYAMFLTNMITYDRVWVVLRRGLTMDSKIIHSMLGRNNYAPGHCKYCSNSLDEIKADLCKFKLNDSQLDAVASCILSSECSHRSSAGLVWGPPGTGKTTTVAVMLQMLLMKEQRTLACAPTNMAVLQVACRLLELIGDFSPRQRYPLGDIILFGNKDRLQIGELLSEIYLDDRVQKLLTCFDRKHGWKHCVDSVITLLVNCISRYRMSVDIRQGRGEACNLTFKMYFTSRFSALAKELAGCIDTFYDHLPRGSLGKNFDRMMFAKSLVDKLQQLLSADDVSDEHLFTIFKPADELPDSSSSHDDLLDDTADDLQECDISTYSLLDIKALCIKTLTSLSKMRLPCEDNELSIRDLCLKHAKLIFCTASSSFELFRLQSVRPISILVIDEAAQLKECESLVPLLLQGIEHVLLIGDENQLSALVKSKIAKDADFGRSLYQRLCAMGYSKHLLEVQYRMHPCISKFPNASFYDHRILDGPVVKQETYAKSYLPGPIYGAYSFIHIENDMEMLDSLGQSSKNMAEVAVAANIVERLAKECSEKRQRTSVGVISPYTAQVIALQDRLGRKFEKHDFLSVTVKSIDGFQGGEEDIILISTVRSNKDGKVGFLSDAGRINVALTRAKYCLWILGNGTTLLASNSIWADLVRDSKRRGCFFDAFRDKDLAEAVMHVTKPEQWKRRGQRNDRSNLANEAPSWSSTRDMVTVRNNPQRRWNELPVRTSSEQHSSLEGYRGWTKQHLGPQPHGRLYHEPLRSSSQIGNGRHTPRSAHMEESHGQISVLGAWQHPGSYCNREFQNRTVYPESQNMVAYPYRDRPFQQRLNSYGAADSEFGRTNGDRQFSSLQRRAPHGQIGSRGRGRPSCHERGGRGGWSERYVYCRTEEPHCWVQNGASETALRKRLALGQQGTKRDWCAAESSDSPQQDNTKMRPESADRLPGQEYNGGSEEVAHKLHALKQGGAKTDGCEAEAPRLPSKSTPESADQPNGTMWDGSSGAFSHELPVSEQGGVEIDLSEADTSDIPCQALDGSSEASHELPIPEQRGMETDLCEVGQSDAAYQFQNGSSGAAASYGPIVPEGGVEINLHAAEASDTPSQALGGSSEGSLELPVPEQLGMETDLCEVGPSDAPYQVQDGSSGAASQLPIPEQRGTETDLREAETSPEHQDNREINLKP; this is translated from the exons ATGCGGCGCCCGCGCGACgccagcgacggcgacgaggatcACGGCGACCCCTCGGGCGCCGCCTTCGAcgggggcggcgaggaggaggaggaggagcggcgccaggcgccgccgccgccgcccgggaaCGACCGCCCCGGGGACGCGCTGTGGCGGTGGAGGAGCCAGAGCCTCTCCGAGTTGGTGCTCTCGTGGTCCGTGGACCAAATCCTCGACAGGGACCTGCTCCGCGACAAG GTGTCGAAGATACCAGAGACATTTAGCAGCATGGAGCAGTACATGACATCGTTCTTTGGGCCACTTTTAGAAGAGGTCAGGGATGATATGTGTTCGAGCATGGAGGACATCTCCAATGCTCCATATGCAGATCTGCTCTCTGTTAATTCAATGAGGAAAGGGAAGGGATCATTCGAGATCAGCCTCGGCAGATGGAGGGGAACGTCTCATGGCTGTGGGATCGATAACTATAAGCCAAAAGCTGCAGATGTGCTACTGATTTCAGAAACAAGACCAGCAAATCAATATGATATTCTCAGACAGTCCAAATCATGTGTCATTGTATGGGTCAGTAAGGTTAAGGGCAATAAGATGACAGTTAAGGCATCACAGTTGATGGAGACTGGGGCACAAGGAGGTGAACGGCGACAAATGGGCATTAATAAGTACGATAAGTCGTATTCTGAAGGTTTGGATGAGTCTTGGGATATGCTAGATCAAGAAGCAACATGTTCAAAATCTAGAAACTCATATGCGCACAACAATGTCTGGAAAGAACGAGCCAAAGCTGAAAAGTGGAGTGGTCGGCATAGACAAAATGAGACAGAGACTCACGATTCATCAAGGCGATGGTCCTTCTATGCCATGTTCCTAACTAATATGATAACATATGACCGTGTTTGGGTTGTTCTTCGAAGGGGTTTGACAATGGATTCAAAAATCATCCATAGCATGTTGGGCAGAAACAATTAC GCTCCTGGACATTGTAAATACTGCAGCAATTCACTTGATGAAATCAAGGCTGATCTCTGCAAATTTAAGCTGAATGACTCACAACTTGATGCAGTAGCAAGTTGTATTTTGTCAAGTGAATGCAGTCACAGGTCTTCTGCGGGGCTAGTTTGGGGCCCACCAGGCACAGGTAAAACTACAACAGTTGCAGTGATGCTACAAATGCTTCTGATGAAGGAACAGAGAACTCTTGCATGCGCTCCAACTAACATGGCAGTCCTGCAAGTAGCTTGTCGTCTTCTTGAACTGATTGGGGACTTCTCTCCAAGACAACGTTATCCATTAGGTGACATCATTTTATTTGGTAACAAGGACCGTCTGCAAATTGGCGAGTTATTATCAGAAATATATTTGGATGATCGTGTGCAGAAGCTGCTGACCTGCTTCGACCGAAAACATGGGTGGAAGCATTGTGTGGATTCTGTCATAACATTACTAGTAAATTGCATTTCTCGGTACAGAATGTCCGTGGATATACGACAAGGAAGAGGTGAAGCATGCAACCTTACCTTCAAGATGTATTTTACAAGTAGATTCAGTGCTTTAGCCAAGGAATTGGCAGGATGCATTGATACATTCTATGACCATCTACCAAGGGGTTCCCTGGGCAAGAACTTCGATAGAATGAtgtttgccaaaagcttggTGGATAAATTGCAGCAGTTGCTGAGTGCAGATGATGTCTCTGATGAGCATCTTTTTACAATCTTCAAGCCTGCTGATGAACTTCCTGATTCTTCTAGTAGTCATGATGACCTGTTAGATGACACAGCTGATGATCTTCAAGAATGTGATATCTCTACATATAGCCTTTTGGACATAAAGGCTCTTTGCATAAAAACTCTTACGTCTCTTTCGAAGATGCGGCTTCCTTGTGAAGACAATGAGCTTTCGATCCGGGACTTATGTTTGAAACATGCGAAGCTTATATTTTGCACTGCTTCTAGTTCATTTGAGTTATTCAGACTGCAAAGTGTGAGGCCTATAAGCATCTTAGTTATTGATGAGGCAGCGCAGCTTAAAGAATGTGAATCACTTGTTCCTCTATTGCTCCAAGGAATAGAACATGTTTTACTAATTGGGGATGAAAACCAGCTATCAGCATTGGTAAAGAGCAAG ATTGCTAAAGATGCTGACTTTGGACGAAGCCTCTATCAGAGACTCTGTGCAATGGGTTACAGCAAGCACTTGTTGGAAGTACAATATAGAATGCACCCTTGCATCAGTAAATTTCCAAATGCCAGCTTTTATGATCATCGGATTTTAGATGGTCCTGTTGTCAAGCAGGAAACCTATGCCAAGAGTTATCTCCCTGGTCCTATTTATGGTGCTTATTCTTTCATTCATATCGAAAATGACATGGAAATGCTTGATAGCCTTGGCCAGAGTTCCAAAAATATGGCTGAGGTCGCTGTAGCAGCCAATATAGTCGAAAGACTTGCGAAAG AATGTTCTGAGAAAAGGCAGAGGACGAGTGTTGGTGTAATATCTCCTTATACAGCCCAAGTAATTGCATTGCAAGATAGACTTGGAAGAAAGTTTGAGAAACATGACTTTCTATCTGTTACAGTAAAATCTATTGATGGATTTCAAGGTGGTGAGGAGGACATTATATTGATTTCAACAGTTCGGTCCAATAAAGATGGCAAAGTAGGCTTTCTCTCTGATGCTGGGAGAATTAATGTGGCTTTGACAAGAGCAAA GTACTGCCTTTGGATCCTTGGAAATGGAACCACTTTACTGGCAAGCAATTCAATATGGGCTGATTTAGTCCGTGATTCTAAAAGACGTGGATGCTTCTTTGATGCTTTTCGGGATAAGGACTTAGCAGAAGCAGTCATGCATGTAACTAAGCCTGAGCAATGGAAACGAAGAGGACAG AGGAACGACCGCTCAAATCTTGCAAATGAAGCGCCATCTTGGTCATCAACTCGTGATATGGTGACTGTCAGGAACAACCCACAAAGAAGATGGAATGAGCTTCCAGTCAGAACTTCAAGTGAACAGCATAGTTCTCTGGAAGGGTATCGAGGATGGACCAAGCAGCATCTTGGGCCACAACCCCATGGCAGGCTGTATCATGAACCCCTGCGCAGTAGTTCTCAAATAGGTAATGGAAGGCATACTCCTAGATCAGCCCATATGGAAGAATCGCACGGCCAAATTAGTGTTCTTGGTGCATGGCAGCATCCAGGAAGCTACTGCAACAGGGAGTTTCAGAATAGGACTGTTTATCCGGAGTCTCAGAACATGGTAGCTTATCCATACCGGGACAGACCTTTCCAGCAAAGGTTGAACTCATATGGAGCTGCAGATTCTGAATTTGGCAGGACCAATGGAGACAGGCAATTCAGTAGTCTTCAACGACGAGCACCACATGGTCAAATTGGCAGtcgaggcagaggaagacctTCCTGTCATGAGaggggaggcaggggaggatGGAGTGAACGGTATGTTTACTGTCGAACAGAAGAGCCTCACTGTTGGGTACAGAATGGCGCTTCTGAAACTGCACTGCGCAAACGGCTAGCTCTTGGGCAGCAAGGGACAAAGAGGGACTGGTGCGCAGCAGAATCATCAGATTCGCCACAACAGGACAACACAAAAATGAGACCTGAAAGTGCAGATCGACTTCCTGGGCAGGAGTATAATGGGGGCTCTGAAGAGGTCGCCCACAAACTGCACGCTCTGAAGCAGGGAGGCGCGAAAACAGATGGGTGCGAAGCTGAAGCGCCAAGGTTGCCCTCAAAATCAACACCTGAAAGTGCAGATCAACCTAATGGTACCATGTGGGACGGCAGTTCTGGTGCCTTTTCTCATGAACTTCCTGTTTCTGAGCAGGGAGGGGTGGAAATAGATTTGTCTGAAGCAGATACATCAGATATACCATGTCAGGCTTTAGATGGCAGTTCTGAAGCATCTCATGAACTGCCTATTCCTGAGCAGAGAGGGATGGAAACAGACTTGTGTGAAGTAGGGCAATCAGATGCAGCATATCAGTTCCAGAATGGCAGTTCCGGAGCAGCAGCTTCATATGGACCGATTGTTCCTGAGGGAGGGGTGGAAATAAACTTGCATGCAGCAGAAGCATCAGATACGCCATCTCAGGCACTGGGCGGCAGTTCTGAAGGATCCCTCGAGCTGCCTGTTCCTGAGCAGCTAGGGATGGAAACTGACTTGTGTGAAGTAGGACCATCAGATGCACCATATCAGGTTCAGGATGGCAGTTCTGGAGCTGCTTCACAACTGCCTATTCCTGAACAGAGAGGAACTGAAACTGACTTACGCGAAGCAGAAACTTCGCCAGAACACCAGGACAACAGAGAAATAAACCTGAAACCGTAG